A region of Pseudomonas putida DNA encodes the following proteins:
- a CDS encoding sensor histidine kinase: MPFSFRALRLGLMILFILLGTALSAGWAMHQAKRQAMEDDAQRASQQLGLYANALHTLIERYRALPAVLALDPELIEALRGPVSEPVQDALNRKLERINGAANSSTLELLDRTGLAIAASNWRLPSSYVGSNYGFRPYFKQTRSQGSGRFYAVGVTSGVPGYFLASAVSDEHGRFLGAMVVKLEFPELEREWRQGSDILLVSDARGITFIANQDGWRYRELKPLSGPDRAELAETRQYDKQPLVPLQHQVLTRFADNSHLTRVQGPEGVAEYLWESLPLQGEDWTLHLLRKPQVTADSRAAALGAAAVWLSLVFAALFVSQRLRLARLRQRSREALKRQVEERTRELRTAQEGLVQSAKLAALGQMSAAMAHEINQPLTTQRMQLETLRLLLDHGRYDEARKALEPLEQMLTRMAALTSHLKTFARNSPVGLRERLDLAGVVDQALHLLDTRIRSEGVEVALYLARPAWVRGDAIRLEQVLINLLRNALDAMADKRYKRLEIRIERDNEQWRLSVLDSGGGICEAHLAKVFDPFFTTKPVGEGLGLGLAISYGIVHEAGGQLQAENLAGGARLSLTLPRDLEPVC; this comes from the coding sequence ATGCCGTTTTCCTTTCGCGCCCTGCGTCTGGGGCTGATGATCTTGTTCATCTTGCTTGGCACCGCCCTCAGCGCGGGCTGGGCCATGCACCAGGCCAAGCGCCAGGCCATGGAAGACGACGCCCAGCGTGCCAGCCAGCAGCTGGGCTTGTATGCCAACGCATTGCATACCCTGATCGAACGCTACCGCGCGCTACCTGCCGTGCTGGCGCTCGACCCTGAACTGATCGAAGCCTTGCGCGGCCCGGTCAGCGAGCCGGTACAGGACGCTTTGAACCGCAAGCTCGAACGCATCAACGGTGCCGCCAATTCGTCCACCCTCGAACTGCTCGACCGCACCGGGCTGGCCATCGCGGCCAGCAACTGGCGGCTGCCGAGCAGCTACGTGGGCTCCAACTATGGTTTTCGCCCCTATTTCAAGCAGACCCGCAGCCAGGGCAGTGGCCGCTTCTACGCGGTGGGTGTGACCAGTGGCGTGCCGGGCTACTTCCTGGCCAGCGCAGTGAGTGATGAGCATGGCCGCTTCCTCGGCGCCATGGTGGTCAAGCTTGAGTTTCCGGAGCTGGAACGTGAATGGCGCCAGGGCAGCGATATCTTGCTGGTCAGCGATGCCCGTGGCATCACCTTCATCGCCAACCAGGACGGTTGGCGCTACCGCGAGCTAAAGCCGCTCAGCGGCCCTGACCGTGCAGAACTGGCCGAAACCCGCCAATACGACAAACAACCCCTGGTGCCCCTGCAGCATCAGGTACTGACCCGCTTTGCCGACAACAGCCACCTGACCCGCGTGCAAGGCCCGGAGGGCGTCGCCGAATACCTGTGGGAAAGCCTGCCACTGCAAGGTGAGGACTGGACCTTGCACCTGCTGCGCAAACCCCAGGTCACCGCCGACAGCCGCGCCGCAGCCCTCGGCGCTGCCGCCGTGTGGCTGAGCCTGGTCTTCGCGGCGCTGTTCGTCAGCCAACGGCTGCGCCTGGCGCGCTTGCGCCAGCGCAGCCGCGAAGCGCTCAAGCGCCAGGTCGAGGAACGCACCCGTGAGCTGCGCACCGCACAGGAAGGCCTGGTGCAATCGGCCAAGCTGGCCGCCCTCGGGCAAATGTCCGCGGCCATGGCCCACGAGATCAACCAGCCGCTGACCACTCAGCGCATGCAGCTGGAAACCCTGCGCCTGCTGCTCGACCATGGCCGCTACGACGAAGCCCGCAAGGCCCTGGAGCCACTGGAGCAGATGCTCACGCGCATGGCCGCGCTCACCAGCCACCTCAAGACCTTCGCCCGTAACAGCCCGGTCGGGCTGCGCGAGCGCCTGGACTTGGCCGGCGTGGTCGACCAGGCCCTGCACCTGCTCGATACGCGCATCCGCAGCGAAGGTGTCGAGGTGGCGTTGTACCTGGCGCGCCCGGCCTGGGTACGCGGTGATGCGATCCGCCTGGAGCAAGTGCTGATCAACCTGCTGCGCAATGCCCTCGACGCCATGGCCGACAAGCGCTACAAGCGCCTGGAAATCCGCATCGAGCGGGATAACGAACAGTGGCGCCTGAGCGTGCTCGATTCGGGGGGCGGTATTTGCGAGGCACACCTGGCCAAGGTCTTCGACCCGTTCTTCACCACCAAACCCGTGGGTGAAGGGCTAGGCCTGGGCCTGGCCATTTCCTATGGCATCGTCCATGAGGCCGGTGGCCAACTGCAGGCCGAGAACCTGGCCGGCGGCGCACGCCTGAGCCTTACCCTGCCCCGCGACCTGGAGCCTGTATGTTGA
- the bglX gene encoding beta-glucosidase BglX: MMKLSLLGLAMGLVSQVALAAPTAPPLQDKQAFIDHLISQMTEAEKIGQLRLISIGPEMPHDKIREEIAAGRIGGTFNSRTAPENRPMQDAAMRSRLKIPMFFAYDTVHGERTIFPIGLGMAATWDMDAVAKVGRTAAIEAAADALDMTFAPMVDIARDPRWGRTSEGFGEDTYLTSRIGQVMVRSFQGSSPANPDSIMAIVKHFALYGAVEGGRDYNTVDMSLPKMYNDYLPPYRAALDAGAGGVMVALNSINGVPATSNTWLMNDLLRKEWGFKGVTISDHGAIQELIRHGVARDGREAAKLAIKAGIDMSMNDTLYGEELPGLLKSGEVTQGELDQAVREVLGAKYDMGLFKDPYVRIGKAETDLKDYYGNDRLHREAARDVARRSLVLLENRNQTLPLKKAGTIALVGPLADAPIDMMGSWAADGKPMHSVTVREGLRRAVEGKAKLVYAKGSNITGDKAIFDYLNFLNFDAPEIINDLRPAAVLIDEAVKAAQQSDVVIAVVGESRGMSHESSSRTTLEIPASQRELIKALKATGKPLVLVLMNGRPLSIAWEREQADALLETWFSGTEGGNAIADVLFGDYNPSGKLAITFPRSVGQIPMHYNHTRIGRPFTPGKPGNYTSQYFEEPNGPLYPFGYGLSYSSFELSGLALSSKDLKRGATLEAKVTVKNTGKRDGETVVQLYLQDVTASMSRPVKELKNFQKLMLKAGESQTLTFRISEEDLKFYNGQLQRVAEPGEFNVQVGLDSEAVQQKSFELL, translated from the coding sequence ATGATGAAACTGTCTTTGCTGGGCCTGGCCATGGGCCTTGTCAGTCAGGTGGCCCTCGCCGCCCCCACCGCCCCGCCTCTGCAGGACAAGCAGGCGTTCATCGATCACCTGATCAGCCAGATGACCGAAGCCGAAAAAATCGGCCAACTGCGCCTGATCAGCATCGGCCCGGAGATGCCGCACGACAAGATCCGCGAAGAAATCGCCGCTGGCCGCATCGGCGGCACTTTCAACTCGCGCACCGCGCCCGAGAACCGGCCGATGCAGGACGCGGCCATGCGCAGCCGCCTGAAGATTCCGATGTTCTTCGCCTACGACACCGTTCATGGCGAGCGCACCATTTTCCCGATCGGCCTGGGCATGGCCGCGACCTGGGACATGGACGCCGTCGCCAAGGTCGGCCGCACCGCGGCCATCGAAGCCGCTGCCGACGCCCTGGACATGACCTTCGCACCGATGGTCGATATCGCGCGCGACCCGCGCTGGGGCCGTACCAGTGAAGGCTTCGGCGAAGATACCTACCTGACGTCGAGAATCGGCCAGGTGATGGTGCGCTCGTTCCAGGGCAGCAGCCCGGCCAACCCCGACAGCATCATGGCCATCGTCAAGCACTTTGCCCTGTACGGTGCGGTGGAAGGCGGCCGCGACTACAACACAGTCGATATGAGCCTGCCGAAGATGTACAACGACTACCTGCCGCCCTACCGCGCCGCGCTCGATGCCGGTGCTGGCGGGGTCATGGTGGCGCTCAACTCTATCAATGGCGTGCCGGCCACCTCCAACACCTGGCTGATGAACGACCTGCTACGCAAGGAGTGGGGCTTCAAAGGTGTCACCATCAGCGACCACGGCGCCATCCAGGAACTGATTCGCCACGGCGTCGCCCGCGACGGCCGAGAGGCCGCCAAGCTGGCGATCAAGGCCGGCATCGACATGAGCATGAACGACACCCTGTACGGCGAAGAACTGCCCGGGCTGCTGAAGTCCGGCGAAGTGACCCAGGGCGAACTGGACCAGGCAGTGCGCGAAGTGCTTGGCGCCAAGTACGACATGGGCCTGTTCAAGGACCCGTACGTGCGTATCGGCAAAGCCGAAACCGACCTCAAGGACTACTACGGCAACGACCGCCTGCACCGAGAAGCCGCGCGTGACGTGGCCCGCCGCAGCCTGGTCCTGCTGGAAAACCGCAACCAGACCCTGCCACTGAAGAAGGCTGGCACCATCGCCCTGGTCGGCCCGTTGGCCGACGCGCCGATCGACATGATGGGCAGCTGGGCAGCCGACGGCAAACCGATGCATTCGGTGACGGTACGCGAAGGCCTGCGCCGCGCCGTGGAAGGCAAGGCCAAGCTGGTCTACGCCAAGGGTTCCAACATCACCGGCGACAAGGCGATCTTCGACTACCTGAACTTCCTCAACTTCGATGCCCCGGAAATCATCAATGACCTGCGCCCCGCCGCAGTGCTGATCGATGAAGCGGTCAAGGCCGCCCAGCAGTCCGACGTGGTCATTGCGGTGGTCGGCGAGTCGCGTGGCATGTCCCACGAGTCGTCGAGCCGCACCACCCTGGAAATCCCGGCCAGCCAGCGCGAACTGATCAAGGCCCTGAAAGCCACTGGCAAGCCGCTGGTCCTGGTACTGATGAATGGCCGGCCGCTGTCGATCGCCTGGGAGCGTGAGCAGGCCGACGCCCTGCTCGAAACCTGGTTCAGCGGCACCGAGGGCGGCAATGCCATCGCCGACGTGCTGTTCGGCGACTACAACCCGTCCGGCAAGCTGGCCATCACCTTCCCGCGTTCGGTCGGGCAAATTCCAATGCACTACAACCACACGCGCATTGGCCGGCCGTTCACACCCGGCAAGCCAGGCAACTACACCTCCCAGTACTTCGAGGAGCCCAACGGGCCGCTGTATCCGTTTGGTTATGGCTTGAGCTACAGCAGCTTCGAGTTGTCGGGCCTGGCCCTGTCGAGCAAGGACCTCAAGCGTGGCGCTACGCTTGAGGCCAAGGTCACGGTGAAGAACACCGGCAAGCGAGACGGCGAGACTGTGGTGCAGTTGTATCTGCAGGATGTTACGGCGTCCATGAGCCGCCCGGTCAAGGAGTTGAAGAACTTCCAGAAGCTGATGCTCAAGGCCGGCGAATCGCAGACATTGACCTTCCGCATCAGCGAGGAAGACCTGAAGTTCTACAATGGCCAACTGCAGCGGGTTGCCGAGCCTGGGGAATTCAATGTCCAGGTAGGGCTGGATTCCGAGGCGGTGCAGCAGAAGAGTTTCGAATTGCTGTAA
- a CDS encoding TPM domain-containing protein, which produces MTPLNEYDQRQIAEAIARAERRTDAELVTVLARRADDYAYLPLLWAAVLALAVPGLLQMLLGWPGVRGLLVANVVLFIGLCLLLRNPRLAGWLIPRAWRRRRASSLARQQFREQNLQRTTGATGVLIFVSEAERHVEILVDQGVEQCLDATARAAIVGRFAEQVRQGRTLQGFVDCIEACGELLSEHVPPTHSRNELPNRLVILD; this is translated from the coding sequence ATGACCCCCCTCAATGAATACGATCAACGCCAGATCGCCGAAGCCATTGCCCGTGCCGAACGGCGCACCGATGCCGAATTGGTGACGGTGCTGGCCCGCCGTGCCGACGATTACGCCTACCTGCCACTGTTATGGGCTGCTGTGCTGGCGCTGGCCGTGCCTGGCCTGCTGCAGATGCTGCTGGGCTGGCCCGGTGTGCGTGGTTTGCTGGTGGCTAACGTCGTGCTGTTCATCGGTTTGTGCCTGCTGTTGCGCAACCCGCGCCTGGCCGGCTGGCTGATCCCCCGTGCCTGGCGCCGCCGGCGTGCGTCGAGCCTGGCCCGTCAGCAGTTTCGCGAGCAGAACCTGCAGCGCACCACAGGTGCCACGGGGGTGCTGATTTTCGTCAGTGAGGCGGAGCGGCATGTGGAAATCCTGGTCGATCAGGGGGTCGAGCAGTGCCTCGATGCCACCGCCCGTGCAGCCATCGTCGGCCGTTTTGCCGAACAGGTCCGCCAGGGCCGGACCTTGCAGGGCTTTGTCGATTGCATCGAGGCCTGCGGCGAGTTGCTCAGCGAACATGTGCCGCCCACCCATAGCCGCAACGAACTGCCCAACCGTTTGGTGATTCTGGACTGA
- a CDS encoding class I SAM-dependent methyltransferase, translated as MSASPSASTAPDARAQFLELLSAALHGNTLVKLVLARHVGADQTLQRIIAKPLQVKGQPCLSLVYRHQTRDITRNLPLEQAEALVAELLPESFRNAHLFEADGEVQLTFSKKGKPMLQRHGAQAPREAAASSGHDREKKRYLELSRPFLRDLGVTDAQGALIPSMSRKWKQINKFIEVFEHALASAPVPAEQALRVADFGSGKGYLTFAMHDYLRNTLGREAQVTGVELRQEMVDLCNAAASRLEHPGLEFQCGDVRSVVPEAIEVMIALHACDIATDYAIHTGIRCNAAIIMCSPCCHKQIRPQLHSPGLLQPMLQYGLHLGQQAEMLTDSLRALYLEACGYETKVFEFISLEHTNKNKMILAVKRKQPVDNGALLEKIAQLKGFYGVQEHCLETLLRGDGLI; from the coding sequence ATGTCCGCCAGTCCTTCCGCTTCCACTGCGCCAGATGCGCGCGCCCAGTTCCTTGAGCTGCTGAGCGCTGCCCTGCACGGTAATACCTTGGTCAAACTGGTGCTGGCGCGCCATGTCGGTGCCGATCAGACCCTGCAGCGGATCATCGCCAAGCCGTTGCAGGTCAAGGGCCAGCCCTGCCTGTCGCTGGTGTATCGCCACCAGACCCGTGACATCACCCGTAACCTGCCGCTGGAGCAGGCCGAGGCACTGGTTGCCGAACTGCTGCCTGAAAGCTTTCGCAATGCCCACCTGTTCGAGGCCGACGGCGAAGTGCAGCTGACCTTCAGCAAGAAGGGCAAGCCCATGCTCCAGCGCCACGGCGCCCAGGCGCCGCGTGAAGCGGCGGCAAGCAGCGGCCATGATCGGGAGAAAAAGCGTTACCTGGAGTTGTCGCGGCCTTTTCTGCGTGACCTGGGCGTGACCGATGCACAAGGCGCGTTGATTCCGTCGATGTCGCGCAAGTGGAAGCAGATCAACAAGTTCATCGAGGTGTTCGAGCACGCCCTGGCCAGCGCGCCGGTGCCTGCCGAGCAGGCCCTGCGCGTGGCCGATTTTGGCTCGGGCAAGGGTTACCTGACCTTTGCCATGCACGACTACTTGCGCAATACCCTGGGCCGCGAAGCCCAGGTGACTGGCGTGGAGCTTCGCCAGGAGATGGTCGACCTGTGCAACGCCGCGGCCTCGCGCCTGGAGCACCCAGGCCTTGAGTTTCAGTGCGGTGATGTGCGCAGCGTGGTGCCCGAAGCCATCGAGGTGATGATCGCCCTGCACGCCTGCGACATCGCCACCGACTACGCCATCCACACCGGCATCCGCTGCAACGCCGCAATCATCATGTGCTCGCCGTGCTGCCACAAACAGATCCGCCCGCAACTGCACAGCCCAGGGTTGCTGCAGCCGATGCTGCAGTATGGGTTGCACTTGGGGCAGCAGGCCGAAATGCTCACCGACAGCCTGCGCGCGCTGTACCTGGAAGCCTGTGGTTATGAAACCAAGGTGTTCGAGTTCATTTCGTTGGAGCACACCAACAAGAACAAGATGATTCTGGCAGTGAAGCGCAAACAGCCGGTGGATAACGGGGCGCTGCTGGAGAAGATTGCGCAGCTCAAGGGGTTTTATGGGGTGCAGGAGCATTGCCTGGAGACGTTGTTGCGAGGGGATGGGTTGATCTGA
- a CDS encoding helix-turn-helix transcriptional regulator — MEYEFTLKYQLNENEDPDALLERLAKAGCEDALVGVGQPGRLALAFIRESSTAREAIESALNDVREAVPGARLIEATPDLVGLTDVAEIVGVSRQNMRKLMLVHSHSFPAPIHEGSTSLWHLAEVLIWLQARGSYAIGPETLDLARVAMTVNVSSAYERVFGHSPKQAY, encoded by the coding sequence ATGGAATACGAGTTCACCCTCAAGTATCAACTGAACGAAAACGAAGATCCCGATGCGCTTCTGGAACGTCTGGCCAAGGCAGGTTGTGAGGACGCTTTGGTTGGCGTAGGGCAGCCCGGTCGCTTGGCACTGGCTTTTATCCGCGAGTCTTCAACGGCCAGAGAAGCCATAGAGAGCGCCCTCAATGATGTTCGTGAGGCGGTGCCGGGCGCGCGTCTGATCGAGGCGACGCCAGACCTCGTCGGGCTTACCGATGTAGCCGAAATTGTGGGCGTATCGCGCCAGAACATGCGTAAGTTGATGCTCGTACACAGCCATAGTTTTCCTGCACCTATTCACGAGGGCAGTACTTCGCTTTGGCACCTGGCCGAGGTTCTGATCTGGTTACAGGCACGCGGAAGCTACGCTATCGGCCCGGAAACCCTTGACCTGGCTCGCGTAGCGATGACGGTCAATGTTTCGAGTGCCTATGAGCGGGTCTTCGGTCATTCACCGAAACAGGCCTATTGA
- a CDS encoding DUF4917 family protein, giving the protein MPALDAHLAPWPELDQRHPCDALLLGNGASRALWKPFGYFSLFEQAQRAGRKKGLAISDQALFKSLATELFEPVLSALNTTVRANAALAINSTAPLNRYYSIKEALIHAVRTVHLPWPLMPAAALAKLNQALRGYRSIYTSNYDLILPWAVQHAPQGFAELFDEQGFFDVRRTRTEGTRLLHLHGGLHLLKLPDGATRQRSAESAELLDGFAVNIPGEVPLFINEDRSDEKLRAIRHSDYLSWCLGQLAQESQGLCLFGQHLDSSDQHLVEAVRQAQPRHLSIAIRPLGDASVINQKQHFIDRFGDLPATGLHFFDASTHPLGLAELAIEVPVARR; this is encoded by the coding sequence ATGCCCGCACTTGACGCTCACCTCGCCCCTTGGCCTGAACTCGACCAACGCCACCCTTGCGACGCCCTGTTGCTGGGCAATGGCGCCAGCCGTGCACTGTGGAAGCCGTTCGGCTATTTCTCACTGTTCGAGCAAGCGCAACGCGCGGGCCGCAAAAAGGGCCTGGCAATCAGCGACCAGGCCCTGTTCAAGTCGCTCGCCACGGAGCTGTTCGAGCCTGTGCTCAGCGCCCTCAATACCACCGTACGAGCCAACGCCGCCCTGGCTATCAACTCCACCGCACCGCTGAACCGCTACTACTCGATCAAAGAAGCGTTGATTCATGCCGTGCGCACGGTGCATCTGCCATGGCCGCTGATGCCGGCAGCCGCGCTTGCCAAGCTCAACCAGGCGCTGCGTGGCTATCGCAGCATCTACACCAGCAACTACGACCTGATCCTGCCGTGGGCCGTGCAGCACGCCCCACAAGGCTTTGCTGAACTGTTCGATGAGCAAGGCTTCTTCGACGTACGCCGCACCCGCACCGAAGGCACCCGGCTGCTGCACCTGCATGGCGGCCTGCACCTGCTGAAACTGCCTGATGGCGCCACCCGCCAACGCAGCGCCGAAAGCGCCGAATTGCTTGATGGCTTTGCTGTGAACATTCCGGGTGAAGTGCCGCTGTTCATCAACGAAGACCGTAGTGACGAAAAGCTGCGCGCCATCCGTCACTCGGACTACCTGAGCTGGTGCCTCGGCCAACTGGCGCAGGAAAGCCAGGGCCTGTGCCTATTCGGGCAGCATCTGGACAGCAGTGACCAGCACCTGGTCGAGGCTGTGCGCCAGGCACAACCCCGTCACTTGTCGATAGCCATTCGGCCGTTGGGGGATGCTTCGGTGATCAATCAGAAGCAGCATTTCATTGATCGGTTCGGGGATTTGCCGGCGACTGGGCTGCACTTTTTCGACGCGAGCACGCACCCGTTGGGGTTGGCCGAACTGGCGATCGAGGTACCGGTTGCTCGACGTTGA
- a CDS encoding RNA polymerase sigma factor: protein MTSITTPWAGTASTFQAVVDDLLANYSDLRRYLCGRLRNPDDAADIAQSSFAQAYAHALNAPVLNARALLFQAARNLCIDQYRRRSTELAALEDWLVRVDGLSPSVEDIMIAREQLQQLIAMIERMPRLRREVFVRVRLYGQSHREVCDALGLSAKSVELHIARAVFDLSELRMASRHG, encoded by the coding sequence ATGACCTCCATTACCACGCCCTGGGCTGGCACTGCTTCGACGTTTCAGGCAGTCGTCGATGACCTGCTGGCCAACTACAGTGATTTGCGTCGCTACCTGTGCGGGCGCCTGCGTAACCCCGACGACGCCGCAGACATTGCCCAGTCCAGTTTCGCCCAGGCCTACGCCCATGCCCTGAATGCGCCGGTGCTCAATGCCCGCGCGTTGTTGTTTCAGGCCGCGCGTAACCTGTGCATTGACCAGTACCGCCGTCGCAGTACTGAACTGGCGGCGTTGGAAGACTGGCTGGTGCGGGTGGACGGGCTGAGCCCCAGCGTCGAAGACATCATGATCGCGCGTGAGCAACTGCAGCAATTGATCGCGATGATCGAGCGCATGCCACGCCTGCGCCGCGAAGTGTTCGTGCGGGTGCGGCTGTATGGCCAGAGCCACCGGGAAGTGTGCGATGCGCTGGGGCTGTCGGCCAAGTCGGTGGAATTGCACATCGCCCGCGCGGTGTTCGACCTCTCCGAACTGCGCATGGCCAGCCGTCATGGCTGA
- a CDS encoding FecR family protein — protein MAEPAAARKVQQALVYLAAMHGDDPARVREASGQAQRWRHKSDEHEQAWQEAEQRWQLVHRLAPQLRGALQPQPFDPSRRRLLRQGGALAVVLAAGGWLGWMWQRTAAFQQDLQTAHGEQPRSLALPDGSQLLVAAESNLRIRFDHGQRQVMLLHGNVFFDVAHERWRPFHISTRVGSVQVLGTAFTVSDRGDRVFVAVARGRVQVRDLHGGERTLGAGERVCIDGQGHLGSLHAQGQLGPDRDHWQRGWWSYTDQSLREVIGELNAYLAQPVLLAPEVAELKLTGSFPSDQPQKLLDALPRILPVRVSERQGRVALLPR, from the coding sequence ATGGCTGAACCTGCAGCCGCACGCAAGGTACAGCAGGCCCTGGTCTACCTCGCCGCCATGCATGGTGACGACCCCGCACGGGTGCGCGAAGCCAGCGGCCAGGCACAGCGCTGGCGGCACAAGAGCGATGAGCATGAGCAGGCCTGGCAAGAGGCTGAACAGCGCTGGCAGTTGGTGCACCGCCTGGCGCCGCAACTGCGCGGCGCCCTGCAACCGCAGCCGTTCGATCCGAGCCGACGGCGCCTGTTGCGCCAAGGCGGCGCGCTGGCAGTGGTGCTGGCGGCAGGTGGCTGGTTGGGTTGGATGTGGCAGCGCACCGCAGCATTCCAGCAGGACCTGCAGACCGCACACGGCGAACAGCCCCGCAGCCTGGCCTTGCCCGATGGCAGCCAACTGCTGGTGGCGGCCGAGAGCAACCTGCGCATCCGTTTCGATCACGGCCAGCGCCAGGTGATGCTGCTGCACGGCAATGTCTTCTTCGACGTCGCCCATGAGCGCTGGCGGCCTTTCCACATCAGCACCCGGGTGGGCAGTGTGCAGGTGTTGGGTACGGCCTTTACGGTCAGTGACCGGGGCGACCGGGTATTCGTGGCGGTGGCCCGCGGCCGGGTGCAGGTCCGTGACCTGCACGGTGGTGAACGTACCCTTGGCGCGGGGGAACGTGTCTGCATCGATGGCCAGGGGCATCTGGGCAGTCTGCATGCACAGGGGCAGCTCGGCCCGGACAGGGACCATTGGCAACGCGGTTGGTGGTCTTACACTGATCAGTCGCTGCGTGAAGTGATCGGCGAACTCAACGCTTATCTGGCGCAGCCCGTGCTGCTGGCGCCGGAAGTCGCCGAGCTGAAGCTGACCGGAAGTTTCCCCAGTGACCAACCCCAGAAGCTGCTGGACGCTTTGCCACGGATTCTGCCGGTGCGCGTGAGTGAACGGCAGGGCAGGGTGGCGCTTTTGCCCCGCTGA